The following proteins come from a genomic window of Proteiniphilum propionicum:
- the cas6 gene encoding CRISPR-associated endoribonuclease Cas6 yields MRLHIKISKSNQEIGFNYQPLLTGCIHKWLGANNLEHGKMSLYSFSWLQNIDTSKKGIKIKNGSYFTLNFYDIQLVKTVVKNILEKPEMFAGSRVLDIRIEFTPQFSGKEHFFLASPVLVKRYNEDKETHYTYLDDEANNFMTETLKAKAKIAGLNTEKLKVYFDRSYHSPKTKIISYKGIQNKVNICPVIIEGLPEMIAFAWDVGLGNSTGIGFGALK; encoded by the coding sequence ATGAGACTACACATAAAAATATCAAAATCTAACCAGGAAATTGGTTTTAATTACCAACCATTATTAACCGGATGCATTCATAAATGGTTGGGAGCCAATAATCTTGAACATGGAAAAATGAGTTTGTACTCTTTTTCATGGCTCCAGAATATTGACACGTCAAAGAAAGGTATTAAAATTAAAAATGGTTCTTATTTCACACTAAATTTTTATGATATTCAGTTGGTAAAAACAGTCGTGAAAAATATATTGGAGAAGCCTGAAATGTTTGCGGGGTCAAGAGTTTTGGATATTCGGATAGAATTTACACCCCAATTCTCTGGAAAAGAGCATTTTTTCTTAGCAAGTCCCGTTTTGGTAAAAAGATATAACGAGGATAAAGAAACACACTACACTTATTTAGACGACGAAGCTAATAATTTTATGACTGAAACGTTAAAAGCTAAAGCTAAAATTGCAGGATTAAACACAGAAAAACTAAAAGTATATTTTGATAGAAGTTATCACTCTCCCAAAACCAAAATCATTTCTTACAAAGGTATTCAAAATAAGGTCAATATATGTCCGGTAATTATTGAAGGATTACCTGAAATGATTGCTTTTGCCTGGGATGTGGGTTTGGGAAATAGCACAGGTATTGGATTTGGAGCTTTAAAATAG
- a CDS encoding Crp/Fnr family transcriptional regulator, which yields MSEYNITLCPLFYNLSLEETDEILERSVSEVRTLDKGNYVTRQGDKINCLYLLMDGLVRTEMVAKDGNVLEIEFIEPVRPLAPAFLVASENRYPVDVITAERSVFYVIPKSLWLKEMMMNEKLLINFMKVNSNITVFLSKKLQMMSIKSLKGKLSLYILENTTPQNNSFILRRTQTQLAEYFGVQRPSLARTLGEMIREGLISLYKRELKVLDRKKLEDLV from the coding sequence ATGTCAGAATACAATATAACCTTGTGTCCTCTTTTCTACAATCTATCATTAGAGGAGACAGATGAAATTCTGGAACGCTCTGTATCTGAAGTACGAACATTGGACAAAGGCAATTATGTTACCCGTCAGGGTGATAAAATAAACTGTCTTTACCTGCTGATGGATGGTCTCGTACGAACGGAAATGGTTGCCAAAGATGGAAATGTTCTTGAGATTGAGTTCATTGAACCTGTGAGACCGCTAGCCCCTGCCTTTCTTGTTGCTTCCGAAAACCGGTATCCGGTAGATGTGATCACTGCTGAGAGAAGCGTTTTTTATGTTATTCCCAAATCGTTGTGGTTAAAGGAGATGATGATGAATGAAAAGCTGCTTATCAACTTTATGAAAGTCAACTCCAATATAACAGTCTTTCTTTCAAAAAAGTTGCAAATGATGTCGATTAAAAGTCTCAAGGGCAAGCTCTCTCTATATATACTTGAGAATACAACCCCACAGAATAACTCTTTTATTTTAAGGCGCACCCAGACACAATTAGCGGAATATTTTGGAGTACAGCGCCCTTCCTTGGCACGCACTCTTGGTGAAATGATCCGTGAAGGGTTGATATCGCTTTATAAAAGAGAACTGAAAGTGCTTGACAGAAAAAAGCTGGAAGATTTGGTTTAA
- the cas6 gene encoding CRISPR-associated endoribonuclease Cas6, translating to MRFKLSLHIEKLAFGDKLPLSYTYELSSVVYKILSKSDKEFAVWLHENVFCSGNKKFKLFTFSRLHVPSFRIEGEFMHILSDTVEWQISFLPERSTQEFVRGVFQNQTFEVGTRKANVRFHVREISVMPLPIFTETMEFETLSPICISFRGKNGKVDYLSPDNPEALPLIRQNLFNKYFAFHGKEYDSEFDFNFEVLSKPKSVLVTIKSGTPQQTRVRGFMCRFKMTAPLELMKVAYDAGVGEKGSTGFGMIKSI from the coding sequence ATGAGATTCAAACTTTCTTTACATATTGAAAAATTGGCCTTTGGAGATAAGCTGCCGCTAAGCTATACTTACGAGCTAAGCTCAGTCGTTTATAAAATTCTTTCCAAATCTGATAAAGAATTCGCTGTTTGGCTCCATGAAAACGTTTTCTGTTCAGGAAATAAAAAATTTAAATTATTCACTTTTTCCCGGCTTCATGTACCTTCGTTTCGCATAGAAGGCGAGTTTATGCATATTCTTTCCGATACGGTGGAATGGCAGATTTCTTTTCTCCCCGAGCGTAGTACACAGGAGTTTGTCAGAGGTGTTTTTCAGAACCAGACTTTCGAAGTAGGTACGCGTAAGGCAAATGTCCGTTTCCATGTACGTGAAATCAGTGTGATGCCGCTGCCCATTTTTACCGAAACAATGGAGTTTGAAACGCTTTCGCCCATTTGCATTTCATTTCGCGGCAAAAACGGGAAAGTGGATTATCTATCGCCTGACAATCCCGAAGCCCTGCCACTTATCCGACAAAACTTATTTAATAAATATTTTGCCTTTCATGGCAAAGAATATGATTCGGAATTTGATTTTAATTTCGAGGTACTGTCCAAACCTAAATCTGTGCTTGTCACCATCAAATCAGGCACACCGCAGCAAACCCGCGTTCGTGGCTTTATGTGCAGGTTTAAGATGACAGCACCGCTTGAGCTGATGAAAGTGGCGTATGATGCAGGAGTTGGAGAAAAGGGAAGTACAGGGTTTGGGATGATAAAAAGTATATAG
- a CDS encoding Gfo/Idh/MocA family protein, translating to MSNQLSRRKFIKTAAVGAVGVTVFPQFLTSCKQNKAAGSDDEIIRLGFIGLGQQAMYLLNGFIGIPGVQVVAGSDVYGIKRERFLKRVNAHYADKQQEVAVETYENYKDLIAREDIDAVVIATPDHWHAFMAIDACNAKKNIYLEKPLTFTIKEGQMLVKAVRDNGVILGVGSQQRSDANFQHAVKMVQEGKIGKIEKVNAYVGAPPKPYDLPEEPVPADLNWPLWLGPSEFVHYNSQLNPPISLDPEQNEQFWGAWRWYKELGGGFTTDWGAHMFDIVQWGLEMDNSGPVEIIPAGYEDTKFLTYKYANGVVMTEEPFDEQQTKGVKFWGDKGWIEVSRGHFVASDDSLLPPKVEVAEGAYETKIPHLENFIESLKAKTDPVVPVETGHRSCTVCTLGNIAYDLGRPIKWDPATEKFVDDTEAEANRLFNKTYSEGYVL from the coding sequence ATGAGTAATCAATTATCAAGAAGAAAATTTATTAAAACGGCTGCTGTAGGTGCCGTTGGTGTTACTGTTTTTCCACAGTTTCTAACTTCGTGTAAACAAAACAAGGCTGCAGGTAGTGATGACGAAATCATTCGCCTTGGTTTTATAGGCCTTGGCCAGCAGGCTATGTATCTGTTAAATGGATTTATTGGTATTCCGGGAGTGCAGGTGGTTGCCGGAAGCGATGTTTACGGTATAAAACGGGAGCGGTTCTTAAAGCGTGTGAACGCGCATTATGCTGATAAGCAGCAGGAAGTTGCCGTTGAAACGTATGAGAACTACAAGGATCTGATTGCGCGCGAAGATATTGATGCTGTGGTTATTGCCACGCCAGATCACTGGCATGCTTTTATGGCGATAGATGCCTGCAATGCAAAGAAAAACATCTATCTGGAAAAACCGCTGACATTTACCATTAAGGAGGGTCAGATGCTGGTGAAAGCTGTTCGCGACAATGGTGTGATTCTTGGTGTAGGCAGTCAGCAGCGCTCCGACGCTAATTTCCAGCACGCCGTGAAAATGGTACAGGAAGGAAAGATTGGCAAAATAGAAAAAGTAAACGCCTACGTAGGCGCTCCTCCCAAACCGTACGATCTTCCCGAGGAACCCGTTCCTGCCGATTTGAACTGGCCTTTATGGTTGGGCCCGTCTGAGTTTGTTCATTACAACTCCCAGCTGAACCCACCAATATCGCTCGATCCTGAACAGAATGAACAGTTCTGGGGCGCATGGCGCTGGTATAAGGAGCTTGGTGGCGGTTTCACCACAGACTGGGGCGCACATATGTTTGATATAGTTCAGTGGGGCCTTGAGATGGATAACAGCGGACCCGTTGAAATTATTCCCGCCGGCTATGAAGATACAAAATTCCTCACCTATAAATATGCCAACGGCGTTGTTATGACCGAAGAGCCTTTCGATGAGCAACAGACCAAAGGTGTGAAATTCTGGGGCGACAAAGGGTGGATAGAGGTTTCGAGAGGCCATTTCGTTGCGTCAGACGACAGCCTGTTACCTCCAAAGGTGGAAGTTGCAGAGGGCGCTTATGAGACTAAAATACCACATCTCGAAAATTTTATTGAATCATTAAAGGCAAAGACCGATCCGGTTGTCCCCGTGGAGACAGGTCATCGTTCTTGTACCGTATGTACGCTGGGTAACATCGCCTACGATCTGGGCCGTCCCATCAAGTGGGATCCGGCAACAGAGAAGTTTGTTGATGATACGGAAGCCGAAGCCAACAGGCTTTTTAATAAAACTTACAGCGAAGGATACGTCTTGTGA
- the aspS gene encoding aspartate--tRNA ligase — protein MYRNSTCGELRLTDANKEVTLAGWVSKIRKMGGMTFIDLRDRYGITQLSFNQEVDNNLFDQANKLGREWVIQVTGTVKERSSKNPHIPTGDIEIITSKLNVLNPAETPPFTIETETDGGDELRMKYRYLDLRRNVVRRNLELRHRMAFETRRYLDERDFLEVETPVLIGSTPEGARDFIVPSRMNQGEFYALPQSPQLFKQLLMVSGFDRYFQIVKCFRDEDLRADRQPEFTQIDCEMSFVQQEDVLNIFEGLTKHLFKTIKGIDISDFPRISYADAMRLYGSDKPDTRFGMTFNEMKDLTTKHNFGVFDSAEYVGAICAEGCATYTRKQLDELTDFVKRPQIGAKGLIYVRYNEDGSLKSSVDKFYGEEVLLKWAERCNARQGDLILMLAGEREKTQRQLSELRLEMGSRLGLRDKNNYQCLWVVDFPLLERDEEMNRFFAKHHPFTSPKPEDIPLLDSNPGDVRANAYDMVINGVEVGGGSIRIHDSALQKKMFSVLGFTEEKAQEQFGFLMNAFRFGAPPHGGIAFGLDRFVSIFAGLDSIRDCIAFPKNTAGRDVMIDAPSRVEQEQLDELGIMLKPEE, from the coding sequence ATGTACAGAAACAGCACTTGCGGCGAACTACGCTTAACAGATGCAAACAAAGAGGTGACTTTAGCCGGCTGGGTCTCCAAAATTCGCAAGATGGGCGGAATGACCTTTATCGACCTCCGTGACCGTTACGGTATAACTCAACTGTCGTTTAACCAGGAGGTGGACAATAACCTGTTCGATCAGGCAAACAAGCTTGGCCGGGAATGGGTAATACAGGTCACCGGAACGGTAAAGGAACGCTCAAGCAAAAACCCACATATTCCTACGGGAGACATCGAGATCATCACTTCGAAACTGAATGTGCTGAATCCGGCCGAAACACCACCATTCACCATAGAAACCGAAACAGACGGAGGCGATGAGCTTCGAATGAAGTACCGCTATCTAGACCTGCGCCGCAATGTGGTACGCCGAAACTTGGAGCTGCGACATAGAATGGCATTTGAGACACGACGTTATCTCGATGAAAGAGATTTTTTAGAAGTGGAGACACCGGTACTTATCGGGTCAACACCCGAAGGAGCACGCGATTTCATTGTTCCATCACGTATGAACCAGGGAGAGTTTTACGCGCTGCCGCAATCGCCGCAGCTCTTTAAGCAGCTGCTGATGGTTTCGGGTTTCGACCGTTATTTTCAGATTGTGAAATGTTTCCGCGATGAGGACCTGCGTGCAGACCGTCAGCCTGAGTTTACGCAGATAGACTGCGAGATGTCGTTCGTGCAGCAGGAAGATGTGCTGAACATTTTTGAAGGGCTCACTAAACATCTCTTTAAGACTATAAAAGGAATAGATATTTCCGACTTTCCACGTATAAGCTACGCCGATGCTATGCGCCTCTACGGCTCCGACAAGCCGGATACACGCTTCGGGATGACCTTCAATGAAATGAAGGATCTGACAACGAAACACAATTTCGGGGTTTTTGACAGCGCCGAATATGTAGGTGCCATCTGTGCGGAAGGTTGCGCTACCTACACCCGCAAACAACTTGATGAACTGACTGATTTCGTGAAACGGCCCCAGATTGGAGCCAAAGGCCTTATCTATGTGCGTTATAACGAAGATGGATCACTCAAGTCATCGGTAGATAAATTCTACGGCGAAGAGGTGCTGCTGAAATGGGCTGAACGCTGCAATGCCAGGCAGGGCGATCTGATACTGATGCTAGCCGGCGAGAGGGAGAAGACTCAGAGACAGCTGTCTGAATTGCGTCTGGAGATGGGATCGCGCCTGGGACTGAGAGACAAAAACAACTATCAATGCCTATGGGTGGTTGATTTCCCATTATTGGAAAGGGATGAAGAGATGAATCGGTTTTTCGCTAAACACCACCCGTTCACATCTCCTAAACCAGAAGATATACCCCTGCTCGACTCCAACCCAGGAGACGTACGTGCCAATGCATACGACATGGTAATCAATGGCGTGGAAGTTGGCGGTGGCTCAATACGTATCCATGACAGTGCTTTGCAGAAGAAGATGTTCTCGGTACTGGGTTTTACCGAAGAAAAGGCGCAGGAACAATTCGGGTTCCTTATGAATGCATTCAGGTTTGGTGCGCCTCCGCATGGTGGAATAGCTTTTGGGCTTGACCGGTTTGTATCTATATTTGCGGGGTTAGACAGTATCCGCGACTGTATTGCCTTCCCTAAAAATACGGCAGGACGAGATGTGATGATTGATGCGCCTTCGCGAGTTGAGCAGGAACAGCTGGATGAGCTGGGGATCATGCTCAAACCGGAAGAGTGA